From the Trueperaceae bacterium genome, one window contains:
- a CDS encoding inositol monophosphatase family protein, with translation MDLHAARDVAIHAAEEAARIQRAALGGDLEIATKSSETDLVTRVDTACEARIRTILGEAYPGHAVLGEEEGATGATDAPRWIIDPLDGTLNYAHGFPFYCVSIALEVDGEVQVGVVLDTPRDVLYEAVRGEGARADGRPLAVSEETEPIRAMLATGFPYLPSGQHANLDVFARVLPQVRAVRRPGAAALDLCMVAAGHLDGFWEMKLNAWDVAAGLLIVREAGGTVTAGDGGPYDLHDPVVVASNGAIHARLVDLLDLGAAMADTDAATP, from the coding sequence ATGGACCTCCACGCCGCCCGCGACGTCGCCATCCACGCCGCCGAAGAAGCCGCCCGCATCCAACGCGCCGCGCTGGGCGGCGACCTGGAGATCGCCACGAAATCCAGCGAGACCGACCTCGTCACCCGCGTCGACACCGCCTGCGAGGCCCGCATCCGCACGATCCTCGGCGAGGCGTACCCGGGCCACGCGGTGCTCGGCGAGGAGGAGGGCGCGACCGGCGCGACCGATGCGCCGCGGTGGATCATCGACCCGCTCGACGGGACCCTGAACTACGCGCACGGCTTCCCCTTCTACTGCGTCTCGATCGCCCTGGAGGTGGACGGCGAGGTCCAGGTCGGCGTGGTCCTCGATACGCCCCGCGACGTCCTGTACGAAGCGGTGCGCGGCGAGGGGGCGCGCGCCGACGGCCGCCCCCTCGCCGTGAGCGAGGAGACCGAACCGATCCGCGCCATGCTGGCGACCGGGTTCCCCTACCTCCCCTCCGGGCAGCACGCCAACCTCGACGTGTTCGCCCGCGTCCTGCCGCAGGTCCGCGCCGTCCGCCGGCCCGGCGCCGCGGCGCTGGATTTGTGCATGGTCGCCGCCGGTCACCTCGACGGCTTCTGGGAGATGAAGCTCAACGCGTGGGACGTCGCGGCCGGCCTCCTGATCGTGCGCGAGGCGGGCGGGACCGTCACCGCCGGGGACGGCGGACCGTACGACCTGCACGATCCGGTCGTCGTCGCCAGCAACGGCGCGATCCACGCCCGCCTGGTGGACCTCCTGGACCTCGGTGCCGCCATGGCCGACACGGACGCCGCGACCCCGTAG
- a CDS encoding SDR family NAD(P)-dependent oxidoreductase encodes MSDATPPTDPSGATPAPHPGARPTAIVTGASGGIGYEIARALARHGFDLHLVSRGGARGSAARDAVAAEARDGAEVRFHPADLASLEDVRRVAGDLADAAPTLDLLVNNAGAYVHQRALTEDGYERTFALNHLSPFLLTHLLRAPLAAADAPRVVTTSSSAERSGPIDLERAAYGVPYNALRAYGWSKQANVHFARELARRAPHPALRSYAFHPGFVNTNFGSGSGLLSGLVALAQRAFGRTPEQGAATGVWAATAAPPPEPNGAFLVDEAVKAPSAAARDEAVTAALWQRSETWVGLRDDERWPRREGVA; translated from the coding sequence ATGAGCGACGCCACGCCCCCCACCGACCCGTCCGGCGCGACGCCCGCACCGCACCCCGGCGCGCGCCCGACCGCCATCGTGACCGGCGCGAGCGGCGGCATCGGCTACGAGATCGCCCGCGCCCTCGCGCGCCACGGCTTCGATCTGCACCTCGTCTCCCGCGGGGGCGCCCGCGGCAGCGCGGCGCGCGACGCCGTCGCCGCGGAGGCCCGCGACGGGGCGGAGGTCCGCTTCCACCCCGCCGACCTCGCGAGCCTGGAGGACGTGCGCCGCGTCGCGGGCGACCTCGCCGACGCCGCCCCCACCCTCGACCTGCTGGTGAACAACGCCGGGGCGTACGTGCACCAGCGCGCGTTGACCGAGGACGGCTACGAGCGCACGTTCGCGCTCAACCACCTGAGCCCGTTCCTGCTCACGCACCTGCTCCGCGCGCCGCTCGCCGCGGCGGACGCCCCGCGGGTCGTGACGACCTCCTCGAGCGCGGAACGCTCCGGCCCCATCGACCTCGAGCGCGCCGCCTACGGCGTGCCGTACAACGCCCTGCGGGCGTACGGCTGGTCCAAGCAGGCGAACGTGCACTTCGCCCGCGAGCTGGCGCGCCGCGCGCCGCACCCGGCGCTGCGCTCGTACGCCTTCCACCCGGGCTTCGTGAACACGAACTTCGGGAGCGGCTCGGGGCTGCTCTCGGGCCTCGTGGCGCTCGCGCAGCGGGCGTTCGGCCGCACGCCCGAGCAGGGCGCCGCGACCGGCGTGTGGGCGGCGACGGCGGCGCCGCCCCCCGAGCCGAACGGCGCGTTCCTGGTCGACGAGGCGGTGAAGGCCCCCTCCGCCGCCGCCCGGGACGAAGCCGTCACCGCCGCGCTGTGGCAGCGCAGCGAGACGTGGGTCGGTCTGCGCGACGACGAACGCTGGCCGCGGCGCGAGGGGGTCGCGTGA
- a CDS encoding HU family DNA-binding protein translates to MATSKTVSKADLVTTVSEETGLKKKDVKDVMDAMLDQVTTSLDKGAKVQLTGFGTFEVRARKARTGVKPGTTEKIKIPSSKYPAFKPGKSLKEKVK, encoded by the coding sequence ATGGCGACGAGTAAGACCGTGTCGAAAGCCGACCTCGTGACCACGGTGTCCGAGGAGACCGGCCTCAAGAAGAAGGACGTCAAGGACGTCATGGACGCGATGCTGGATCAGGTCACCACGAGCCTCGACAAGGGCGCGAAGGTGCAGCTGACCGGCTTCGGGACGTTCGAAGTGCGCGCCCGCAAGGCCCGCACCGGCGTGAAGCCCGGCACCACCGAGAAGATCAAGATCCCCTCCAGCAAGTACCCGGCGTTCAAGCCCGGCAAGAGCCTGAAGGAAAAGGTCAAGTAA
- a CDS encoding YhjD/YihY/BrkB family envelope integrity protein: protein MEGVQDESRSAWGRGVRRAGAAVRRLAQRWRRARVATLTAALAYYAAFSLGPLLLLLGGWAAATLRARPDLAERYRTALAEVLAPILPAGLAAPDLVDRSFDVVVTQLSSGTTLRTALSLLVLLWAASGFFASLQRALETIFEVPRERGFLRTRAIALALIASVAAVIALELLGGTLAAWTWRTLQTASTALEPFGLALPDPPAALAGPGLWRLALGFAAFTLTYRLLPGRTARWRGAALGAGISVAGLQAMRVLLPLAFDEARFNLVYGVVASLVVLLLWLYLALLLFLLGALVAAEASAEIRAREGARAAPDPVG from the coding sequence ATGGAGGGCGTCCAGGACGAATCCCGAAGCGCGTGGGGGCGCGGCGTGCGGCGCGCGGGGGCGGCCGTGCGGCGGCTGGCGCAGCGGTGGCGCCGCGCCCGCGTCGCGACCCTCACCGCGGCGCTGGCGTACTACGCGGCGTTCTCCCTCGGGCCGCTGCTGCTGCTGCTCGGGGGCTGGGCGGCGGCGACGTTGCGGGCGCGGCCCGACCTGGCGGAGCGCTACCGGACGGCGCTCGCGGAGGTCCTCGCGCCGATCCTGCCCGCCGGTCTCGCCGCCCCGGATCTGGTCGACCGCAGTTTCGACGTCGTCGTGACGCAACTCTCGTCGGGCACGACGCTGCGCACGGCGCTGTCGCTGCTGGTGCTGCTGTGGGCGGCCAGCGGCTTCTTCGCCAGCCTGCAGCGCGCGCTGGAGACGATCTTCGAGGTCCCGCGCGAGCGGGGCTTCTTGCGGACGCGCGCGATCGCGCTGGCGTTGATCGCGTCGGTCGCCGCCGTCATCGCCCTCGAGCTGCTCGGGGGGACGTTGGCGGCGTGGACGTGGCGGACGCTGCAGACCGCCAGCACTGCGCTGGAGCCGTTCGGGCTGGCGCTGCCGGACCCGCCCGCCGCCCTGGCGGGGCCCGGCCTGTGGCGGTTGGCGCTCGGGTTCGCGGCGTTCACGCTGACGTACCGGCTGCTGCCCGGGCGGACGGCGCGGTGGCGGGGCGCGGCGCTGGGGGCGGGGATCAGCGTCGCGGGGCTGCAGGCGATGCGGGTGCTGTTGCCGCTCGCCTTCGACGAGGCGCGCTTCAACCTGGTGTACGGCGTCGTCGCGTCGCTCGTGGTGCTGCTGTTGTGGCTGTACCTGGCGCTGTTGTTGTTCCTGCTCGGGGCGTTGGTGGCGGCGGAGGCGTCGGCGGAGATCCGCGCGCGCGAGGGCGCGCGCGCCGCGCCGGACCCGGTGGGCTAG
- a CDS encoding pyridoxal-phosphate dependent enzyme gives NPAIHEAETGPEIWAQMQGRIDAFVWATGTGGSISGIGRALKARKPDVRVVGVEPARSPVLTGGEKGQHRFQGMGPGFVPPNLDVDLLDDVIAVYEEEAFPLARRIMREEGMSIGMSSGATVHAALQVARDLGPEKVVVALAADGFERYLSTALFDDDVDADVPPGA, from the coding sequence AACCCGGCGATCCACGAGGCGGAGACCGGCCCGGAGATTTGGGCGCAGATGCAGGGCCGCATCGACGCGTTCGTGTGGGCGACCGGGACGGGCGGGTCGATCAGCGGGATCGGGCGGGCCCTGAAGGCGCGCAAGCCGGACGTGCGGGTGGTCGGCGTCGAGCCGGCCCGCAGTCCGGTGCTGACCGGGGGGGAGAAGGGCCAGCACCGGTTCCAGGGCATGGGTCCCGGGTTCGTGCCCCCGAACCTCGACGTCGATCTGCTCGACGACGTGATCGCGGTGTACGAGGAGGAGGCGTTCCCGTTGGCGCGGCGGATCATGCGCGAGGAGGGCATGTCGATCGGCATGAGTTCCGGCGCGACGGTGCATGCGGCGCTCCAGGTCGCGCGCGACCTGGGGCCGGAGAAGGTGGTCGTCGCGCTCGCGGCGGACGGGTTCGAGCGCTACCTGAGCACGGCGTTGTTCGACGACGACGTCGACGCGGACGTGCCCCCCGGCGCCTGA
- a CDS encoding NAD(P)/FAD-dependent oxidoreductase — MPQRTPHVVVVGAGFAGLEVVKGLKRTPVRVTLVDQHNHHTFQPLLYQVAGAQLDAGEVAHQVRAVLRRQANARFLQGTVTGVDWTAKTVRVTDPGAPGAPDGVPPDDVHDLAFDELVVAPGAIYADFGVPGVREHAHFLKSLSEAVNLRSALLRRFEAAAAAEARGDAPKPGTLTFAIIGGGPTGVEMAGALAELVHGVLPGDYPDLDLARARIVLLEMSDALLPPFAPASQRHARRVLERRGVEVRTGAAVAEVRRDGLVLEGGDVLPAHTTIWAAGVEAHPLAKALGLETTRGGRLVTAADLSLPGTDGGWAAGDVAATHDDDGRLHPQVAPVAIQHGQHVARAIRAKLAGRPTPRFHYADKGMMAIIGRNAGVAELSRRLGGLQLRGFLGWLGWLLIHLVYLPGHRNRLGAFVTWAYAYLTRDRHARLITAMEPSPAERTGRTGRVVTVPPPDPDPAGGTAGGAAGGDTSRAA, encoded by the coding sequence ATGCCCCAGCGCACCCCCCACGTCGTGGTCGTCGGCGCCGGCTTCGCCGGCCTCGAGGTCGTCAAGGGCCTGAAGCGGACCCCGGTCCGCGTCACGCTCGTCGACCAACACAACCACCACACGTTCCAACCGCTGCTCTACCAGGTCGCCGGCGCCCAACTCGACGCCGGCGAGGTCGCCCACCAGGTCCGCGCCGTCCTCCGCCGCCAAGCCAACGCCCGCTTTTTGCAGGGCACCGTCACCGGCGTCGACTGGACGGCGAAGACCGTCCGCGTCACCGACCCCGGCGCCCCCGGCGCGCCCGACGGCGTCCCCCCCGACGACGTGCACGACCTGGCGTTCGACGAGCTCGTCGTCGCGCCCGGCGCCATCTACGCCGACTTCGGCGTCCCCGGCGTGCGCGAGCACGCCCACTTCCTCAAGAGCCTCAGTGAAGCGGTGAACCTGCGCAGCGCCCTGCTCCGCCGCTTCGAGGCGGCCGCCGCCGCCGAGGCGCGCGGCGACGCACCGAAGCCGGGCACCCTGACGTTCGCGATCATCGGCGGCGGCCCGACCGGCGTCGAGATGGCCGGCGCCCTCGCGGAGCTCGTGCACGGGGTGCTGCCCGGCGACTACCCCGACCTCGACCTCGCGCGGGCCCGCATCGTGCTCCTCGAGATGAGCGACGCGCTGCTGCCCCCCTTCGCCCCCGCTTCGCAGCGCCACGCCCGACGCGTCCTCGAGCGACGGGGCGTGGAGGTCCGCACCGGCGCCGCCGTCGCCGAGGTCCGCCGCGACGGACTCGTGCTCGAGGGCGGCGACGTGCTCCCCGCCCACACGACGATCTGGGCGGCGGGGGTCGAAGCGCACCCGCTCGCGAAGGCGCTCGGGCTCGAGACGACCCGCGGGGGGCGCCTCGTCACCGCCGCCGACCTCTCGCTGCCCGGCACCGACGGCGGCTGGGCGGCGGGCGACGTCGCCGCCACCCACGACGACGACGGGCGCCTGCATCCGCAGGTGGCGCCGGTCGCCATCCAGCACGGCCAGCACGTCGCCCGCGCGATCCGCGCGAAGCTCGCCGGCCGCCCCACGCCGCGCTTCCATTACGCCGACAAGGGCATGATGGCGATCATCGGCCGCAACGCCGGCGTCGCGGAACTCTCCCGCCGCCTGGGCGGCCTGCAGCTCCGCGGGTTCCTCGGGTGGTTGGGGTGGCTGCTGATCCACCTGGTGTACCTCCCCGGCCACCGCAACCGCCTCGGGGCGTTCGTGACGTGGGCGTACGCCTACCTCACCCGCGACCGTCACGCCCGCCTCATCACCGCCATGGAGCCCTCCCCGGCCGAACGGACCGGCCGCACCGGGCGCGTCGTCACCGTCCCGCCCCCCGACCCGGATCCCGCGGGGGGGACGGCGGGCGGTGCGGCGGGCGGCGACACCTCGCGCGCCGCGTAG
- a CDS encoding pyridoxal-phosphate dependent enzyme: MSDHPATPEDAHPPVRRLDALIGDTPIVRLRSVVEPDMAEVWLKLEGFNPAGSIKDRTAWGMIRDAEARGVLTPGSGQRII; the protein is encoded by the coding sequence GTGAGCGACCACCCCGCCACCCCCGAGGACGCCCACCCGCCGGTGCGGCGCCTCGATGCGCTGATCGGCGATACGCCGATCGTGCGGCTGCGCAGCGTCGTCGAGCCGGACATGGCGGAGGTGTGGCTCAAGCTGGAGGGCTTCAACCCCGCCGGCAGCATCAAGGACCGCACGGCGTGGGGGATGATCCGCGACGCGGAGGCGCGGGGGGTCCTGACGCCGGGCAGCGGACAGCGGATCATCGA
- a CDS encoding lysophospholipid acyltransferase family protein, whose amino-acid sequence MPDADLDRREPWGWLRRLLAGFWFYVTARFLFRLYAKIVHGLRTRGRDRVPREGGLVVAVNHFSTLDPPMMGVTMPREISFMAKKELFERPALRAFVEGLHAFPVDRERSDLAAIKEASRRLKAGRAVGVFVQGTRDSADAEALDGAAFLAQRTGVPLQPAAVWREGRRYVVAYGEPFEVTGRGKVAMREGTRETVARINALLPSSTHMIAPPALEPVAGEGAPPTPVDPPEGAARDTPS is encoded by the coding sequence ATGCCCGACGCCGACCTCGACCGCCGCGAACCGTGGGGGTGGCTGCGCCGCCTGCTGGCCGGCTTCTGGTTCTACGTCACCGCCCGATTCCTGTTCCGCCTCTACGCGAAGATCGTGCACGGCCTGCGGACGCGGGGGCGCGACCGCGTCCCCCGCGAGGGGGGCCTGGTGGTGGCGGTGAACCACTTCAGTACCCTGGATCCCCCGATGATGGGCGTGACGATGCCGCGCGAGATCTCCTTCATGGCGAAGAAGGAGCTGTTCGAACGCCCCGCGTTGCGGGCCTTCGTCGAGGGCCTGCACGCGTTTCCCGTCGACCGAGAGCGGAGCGACCTGGCGGCGATCAAGGAGGCCTCGCGCCGCCTGAAGGCGGGGCGTGCGGTCGGGGTGTTCGTGCAGGGCACCCGCGATTCCGCCGACGCCGAAGCGCTCGACGGCGCGGCGTTCCTGGCGCAACGCACCGGCGTGCCGCTGCAACCCGCGGCGGTCTGGCGCGAGGGACGGCGCTACGTCGTGGCGTACGGTGAGCCGTTCGAGGTCACGGGGCGGGGGAAGGTCGCGATGCGCGAGGGGACCCGCGAGACCGTCGCCCGCATCAACGCGTTGTTGCCGTCCAGCACGCACATGATCGCGCCTCCCGCGCTCGAGCCGGTGGCGGGCGAGGGCGCCCCGCCGACCCCCGTCGACCCCCCCGAAGGTGCGGCGCGGGACACGCCTTCGTAA